One segment of Paenibacillus sp. FSL R7-0337 DNA contains the following:
- a CDS encoding endospore germination permease: MLTDKGKISVTQLAFLVFPSILATAILSVPGITMHYAGHDMWLSPILGSLIGATVIGISLGLNRLYPGKTIMQSSLLIAGWLPGKLIGLGFLLYLPHLNGLIILEYGEFILNNALPKTPLLVIISSMVIVCAINVRLGIEVVSRTAQVFVTLLVVMLCLIFVLLTGELRPAELLPFMEKGFVPIIKGAVAPSAWFSEYIVLAFLLPYVNSKKHLTRTMLVSLVVTTAAMSLTNLFCLLLMGDLTDSFAYPVMIAARYITIADFLQHIEALIIAIWIFGIFVKISVFLYIFAASAAEWFGLDDYKPLVIPLAFLSILFSYWVVSGASGVAALVSASANIYTMLFLVVLPAAVYGLALLKRGLKRQNKG; encoded by the coding sequence ATGTTGACTGACAAAGGGAAAATATCGGTTACCCAGCTGGCCTTTCTTGTCTTTCCCTCCATTCTCGCTACAGCTATTCTGTCTGTCCCCGGGATTACCATGCATTATGCGGGACATGATATGTGGCTATCGCCCATCCTGGGCTCGCTGATTGGAGCAACGGTCATTGGGATCTCGCTTGGACTTAACCGGCTGTATCCCGGAAAGACCATTATGCAGTCCAGTCTGTTGATCGCCGGCTGGCTGCCGGGCAAGCTAATCGGGCTGGGTTTTCTGCTCTATTTGCCCCATCTGAACGGTCTGATTATCCTGGAATATGGCGAGTTTATTCTGAATAATGCGCTTCCTAAGACGCCGCTGCTTGTTATTATAAGCTCCATGGTTATCGTCTGTGCGATCAATGTCAGGCTGGGGATTGAGGTGGTCAGCCGAACCGCGCAGGTGTTCGTTACGCTGCTGGTGGTGATGCTCTGCCTGATCTTTGTCCTACTGACCGGGGAGCTGCGGCCCGCCGAGCTGCTTCCGTTCATGGAGAAAGGATTCGTGCCCATTATCAAAGGCGCCGTCGCTCCGTCTGCATGGTTCAGTGAATATATTGTGCTGGCCTTTCTGCTGCCCTATGTCAACAGTAAGAAACACCTTACCCGGACAATGCTGGTCTCACTTGTGGTCACAACTGCGGCGATGAGTCTTACCAATCTGTTCTGCCTGCTGCTGATGGGGGATTTGACGGACAGCTTTGCTTATCCGGTGATGATTGCTGCCCGTTACATTACCATTGCCGATTTCCTGCAGCATATCGAGGCTCTGATTATTGCGATCTGGATCTTCGGGATTTTTGTCAAAATCTCTGTCTTTCTCTACATCTTCGCCGCTTCGGCCGCAGAATGGTTCGGGCTGGACGATTATAAACCGCTGGTGATTCCGCTGGCGTTCTTAAGTATATTGTTCTCGTATTGGGTAGTGTCCGGTGCCTCAGGGGTCGCTGCGCTGGTGAGTGCTTCTGCGAATATATATACCATGTTGTTCCTGGTCGTGCTTCCTGCCGCAGTCTATGGACTGGCCCTGCTGAAGAGGGGGCTGAAGCGGCAGAACAAAGGATGA
- a CDS encoding Ger(x)C family spore germination protein: protein MRGCRTLIMLLLSSILLTGCWDRTEINDLAIVLATGVDYQEGQAQLTAQIFIPRKGGGGSESGGAGEGASGVTMIRTAEGDNIAEALNRLQRKVARHMFWGQCEVIVISEEAGKQGLREYIDFLLRYPQFREHAYVFSSQESAKDILALLDPLERSTSESLREMANMNLGTRVTLLELSQSIQGASGSAVLTRILIAPPEPKDGPNATTPLLKGISLYKHGRYALTVKEPVSLGVLLMINELNNIIIPVKLDQQKGTFSIQPTSITTTLTPRIVNREWLMKIRIVAKGEVVMNTTDANLTDPVKMIELNQAWEDKLKELAQQALHMSQKEQKTDFFRFADTFRRHYPQEWKKKKDQWEAMYPQLQVDVSAKTSITGNGRSTGPQGIPEQSAD from the coding sequence ATGCGGGGCTGCAGGACCTTAATCATGCTGCTGCTAAGCAGTATACTGCTGACCGGCTGCTGGGACCGGACGGAGATCAATGACCTGGCGATCGTGCTGGCTACAGGTGTGGATTATCAGGAGGGGCAGGCCCAGTTGACGGCCCAGATCTTCATCCCGCGCAAGGGCGGAGGCGGATCAGAGAGCGGCGGAGCCGGGGAAGGCGCAAGCGGGGTCACTATGATCCGCACCGCTGAAGGAGATAACATTGCCGAAGCCTTGAACCGGCTGCAACGGAAGGTGGCCCGGCATATGTTCTGGGGCCAGTGTGAGGTCATTGTAATCAGTGAAGAGGCAGGAAAGCAGGGGCTGCGCGAGTATATCGACTTTCTCCTGCGTTATCCGCAGTTCCGTGAGCATGCATATGTCTTCTCCAGCCAGGAATCTGCCAAGGATATTCTTGCCTTGCTGGACCCGCTGGAGCGGAGCACCTCCGAATCCCTCCGGGAAATGGCGAATATGAACCTGGGCACGCGCGTGACCCTGCTGGAATTGTCCCAATCCATTCAAGGTGCCAGCGGTTCGGCTGTTTTAACCCGTATTCTGATTGCTCCTCCAGAACCGAAGGACGGCCCTAATGCTACTACACCCTTACTCAAAGGAATAAGCCTGTATAAACATGGCCGCTATGCACTCACCGTGAAAGAACCGGTCAGCCTTGGGGTGCTGCTGATGATTAATGAACTGAATAATATTATAATACCGGTTAAGCTGGATCAGCAGAAGGGGACCTTCTCGATTCAGCCTACGAGTATAACCACCACTCTAACCCCGAGAATTGTGAACCGGGAATGGTTGATGAAGATCCGGATTGTGGCCAAGGGCGAGGTGGTTATGAATACAACCGATGCCAATCTGACCGATCCGGTGAAGATGATTGAGCTGAATCAGGCGTGGGAAGACAAACTGAAGGAGCTCGCCCAGCAAGCCCTCCACATGTCGCAAAAAGAGCAGAAGACTGACTTTTTCCGCTTCGCCGATACCTTCCGCAGACATTACCCGCAAGAGTGGAAGAAGAAGAAAGACCAGTGGGAGGCAATGTACCCCCAGTTACAGGTGGATGTCTCCGCCAAGACAAGTATTACTGGTAACGGAAGATCAACCGGCCCTCAGGGCATCCCGGAGCAATCGGCTGACTGA
- a CDS encoding ABC transporter permease subunit produces MKAVLNNQQDQIGLTRKHTFWLRIRRDALLYILLLLPLLYIAIFKYAPIYGLIMAFQDYNIFQGTSGSEWVGLDVFRFIFQQDSFYRALKNTLVLNVLDLVAGFPAPIILAILLNEVRMARFKKLTQTILYLPHFMSWVIIGGIVYLMFSNSGMVNLFLDNLGLSKIEFLSQKTPWLVTYITVGVWQNIGWGTIIYLAAITGINKELYEASDMDGCSRLRKMWHITLPGIKSTINILLILQIGRMVSIGFDRPFVMGNSLVSEYSDVISTFVYRVGISSGDFSQATAVGLFQSVVGLTLLIGANYIAKKLGEDGIW; encoded by the coding sequence ATGAAAGCGGTTTTAAACAATCAGCAAGATCAAATCGGACTCACGCGAAAACACACCTTTTGGCTCAGGATCAGGAGAGATGCCCTACTCTACATCCTTTTGCTGCTGCCACTCCTGTACATTGCCATTTTTAAATATGCCCCGATTTACGGCTTGATTATGGCGTTTCAGGATTACAATATTTTTCAGGGGACGAGTGGAAGCGAATGGGTGGGACTGGATGTATTCCGGTTTATTTTTCAGCAGGACAGCTTCTACCGTGCCCTCAAAAATACGCTGGTTCTGAATGTGCTGGATCTGGTGGCAGGCTTCCCGGCCCCGATTATCCTGGCGATTCTGCTTAACGAGGTCCGTATGGCAAGGTTCAAGAAATTAACGCAGACGATTCTCTATCTGCCTCACTTCATGTCCTGGGTGATTATCGGCGGGATTGTCTATCTGATGTTCTCTAACAGCGGGATGGTTAATCTTTTTCTGGATAACCTGGGCCTGTCAAAAATTGAATTCCTGTCGCAGAAGACCCCTTGGCTGGTCACTTATATTACGGTGGGGGTATGGCAGAACATCGGGTGGGGGACGATTATTTATCTCGCGGCGATTACCGGCATCAACAAGGAGCTGTATGAAGCGTCCGATATGGACGGCTGCAGCAGACTCCGCAAAATGTGGCATATTACACTGCCCGGCATTAAATCTACGATTAACATTCTGCTGATTCTTCAGATTGGCCGAATGGTATCGATTGGATTCGACCGCCCGTTTGTAATGGGGAATTCACTGGTCAGCGAATATTCCGATGTCATCAGCACCTTCGTGTACAGAGTCGGTATCAGCTCGGGAGACTTCTCCCAGGCAACGGCCGTCGGGCTGTTCCAGTCCGTGGTAGGTCTGACCCTGCTGATCGGTGCCAACTATATTGCGAAGAAATTGGGTGAGGATGGGATATGGTGA
- a CDS encoding carbohydrate ABC transporter permease gives MVRAASTITTRRIGRKKSVADIAIIVFIVALSFTCIVPFLYMIALSFSSNEAIISQKVSLWPVDFTIETYKTILSDADMLYTLGYSIVLTIFYTVVCMFLTICAAYPLTKKRLWGRNFLLSALVFTMYFSGGLIPSYILIKNLGMMDTIWSLVLPGAMSVFNLIILKTFFSSLPESLEESASIDGCSDLGILLRIVLPLSLPSIATLSLFYAVDRWNGFQDALFYITKKELYPMQLKLYQIISANQQLDSQQGGEGSIGSFIVPESLKAASVMFTTIPILLIYPKLQKYFVDGVMTGAIKG, from the coding sequence ATGGTGAGAGCGGCAAGCACGATAACAACCAGACGGATTGGCCGGAAAAAAAGTGTAGCAGATATTGCGATTATAGTCTTTATTGTGGCTTTGTCGTTCACCTGCATTGTCCCGTTCTTATACATGATAGCGCTGTCATTTAGTTCCAACGAAGCGATTATCTCGCAAAAGGTAAGCTTATGGCCGGTAGACTTCACTATTGAGACGTATAAGACGATTCTGAGCGATGCCGATATGCTGTATACGCTGGGCTATAGTATTGTCCTTACGATTTTTTACACCGTGGTGTGTATGTTCCTGACGATCTGTGCGGCGTATCCGTTAACGAAAAAGCGGCTATGGGGGAGAAACTTCCTGCTGTCCGCACTGGTCTTCACCATGTATTTCAGCGGCGGCCTGATTCCTTCCTATATCCTGATCAAGAATCTGGGGATGATGGATACGATATGGAGTCTGGTGCTGCCGGGTGCGATGAGTGTATTTAATCTGATTATCCTGAAAACCTTCTTCAGCTCGCTTCCCGAGAGTCTGGAGGAATCAGCGTCCATTGACGGCTGCTCGGATCTGGGGATTCTTCTGCGGATTGTGCTGCCTCTCTCGCTGCCTTCGATTGCCACCTTAAGCCTCTTCTATGCCGTAGACCGGTGGAACGGATTCCAGGATGCCTTATTCTATATTACCAAAAAAGAGCTCTATCCCATGCAGCTCAAGCTGTACCAGATCATCTCAGCCAACCAGCAGCTCGACAGCCAGCAGGGCGGCGAGGGCAGTATCGGCTCATTCATTGTGCCGGAGTCGCTGAAGGCCGCAAGCGTCATGTTCACCACCATTCCGATTCTGCTGATTTACCCCAAGCTGCAGAAGTATTTCGTAGACGGTGTAATGACAGGCGCGATCAAGGGCTGA
- a CDS encoding extracellular solute-binding protein, with protein sequence MKTGIKKISAVLCSTVLLAGVAAGCGESDKESKETAAPESSNAAKSPSDPPAKLTVEVFDRGVQGQPDLNNNFWTKYVNEHFGKPNNAVVEYVPVPRSQEVDKLNVLMAAGQAPDISFTYDGTLVTRFAKSDGLYTLDELLESHGQQLKAYLGENVLAYGKYNDKQVSIPGKRTLLAWNGMFIRKDWLDKLGMPLPTNKDELYETLVAFRDKNPGNVNGVIPWATAAAGMNYTFGNLVQSFWGQMSEEEFVTTPNWLKPGNKDAYKWLNKLYNEKLISPDFALDKTTKQADADVTNGKVGFYAANWDYPMTQKIRVPLKQNSPDAHYVPVDTFKNAEGKYLKEVYNENGIFSFIPKSSKNAELAVKYLNWMADPEVMFFLQFGEEGVHHTLKDGIPQGIAQTGEKMQMSNLNMDYTMIVNGAELGDTEKNVKTYAAALASGDKQYEELAMESYKINTTDGYSSFYYGVPNEANIKYGKTLGDMNKQMIDRLIVAKAAEFDALYEKLVKEYMDAGGKAVQDENVKNYREVTANTK encoded by the coding sequence GTGAAGACAGGCATCAAGAAAATATCGGCCGTTCTGTGCAGCACCGTGCTGCTGGCCGGCGTTGCAGCGGGCTGCGGCGAAAGTGACAAAGAGAGCAAAGAGACAGCCGCGCCGGAGTCGTCTAATGCAGCAAAGTCCCCTTCTGATCCTCCTGCAAAGCTTACGGTGGAGGTGTTCGACAGAGGGGTTCAGGGCCAGCCGGATCTGAATAATAATTTCTGGACGAAATATGTGAATGAGCATTTCGGCAAGCCGAATAACGCCGTTGTTGAATACGTACCCGTTCCCCGGTCCCAGGAGGTTGATAAGCTGAACGTATTAATGGCTGCGGGCCAGGCTCCGGACATCTCCTTCACCTATGACGGGACGCTGGTCACCCGCTTTGCCAAAAGCGACGGTCTCTACACGCTTGACGAGCTGCTGGAGAGCCACGGCCAGCAATTGAAGGCTTATCTCGGGGAGAATGTTCTCGCTTACGGTAAATATAACGACAAGCAGGTATCGATTCCGGGTAAGCGCACCCTGCTGGCCTGGAACGGGATGTTCATCCGTAAGGATTGGCTCGACAAGCTCGGGATGCCTCTTCCAACCAACAAAGATGAGTTATACGAGACGCTGGTGGCCTTCCGCGACAAGAATCCGGGCAATGTGAACGGCGTCATTCCCTGGGCAACGGCGGCAGCGGGCATGAACTACACGTTCGGCAACCTGGTTCAATCCTTCTGGGGCCAGATGTCAGAGGAGGAATTCGTCACCACGCCAAACTGGCTGAAGCCGGGCAACAAGGATGCGTATAAATGGCTGAACAAGCTGTATAATGAGAAGCTGATCAGCCCCGACTTTGCCCTAGACAAAACCACCAAGCAGGCGGATGCCGATGTCACCAACGGCAAGGTAGGCTTCTATGCAGCCAACTGGGATTATCCGATGACCCAGAAAATCCGTGTTCCGCTGAAGCAAAACTCGCCGGATGCCCACTATGTTCCGGTGGATACCTTCAAGAATGCTGAAGGCAAATACCTCAAAGAGGTATATAATGAGAACGGAATCTTCTCCTTCATTCCCAAAAGCAGCAAAAACGCGGAGCTGGCGGTCAAATATCTGAACTGGATGGCGGACCCGGAGGTGATGTTCTTCCTGCAGTTTGGTGAAGAAGGCGTTCATCATACGCTGAAAGACGGCATCCCGCAAGGGATTGCACAGACCGGCGAGAAAATGCAGATGAGTAATTTGAACATGGATTATACGATGATTGTGAACGGCGCTGAGCTGGGCGACACCGAAAAGAATGTCAAAACCTATGCCGCAGCTCTGGCCTCCGGGGATAAGCAGTATGAGGAGCTCGCGATGGAATCGTACAAAATCAATACTACAGACGGCTACTCCTCCTTCTATTACGGGGTGCCGAACGAAGCCAATATTAAATACGGCAAGACGTTGGGCGATATGAACAAGCAGATGATTGACCGGCTGATCGTGGCCAAGGCGGCCGAGTTCGATGCCTTATACGAAAAGCTGGTGAAGGAGTATATGGACGCCGGCGGTAAGGCGGTTCAGGATGAGAATGTGAAGAACTACAGGGAAGTCACAGCAAACACCAAATAA
- a CDS encoding response regulator, which yields MYKVIIVDDESWAIRGISNAFDWEQYGFEISGQFTSASQAWEAIALQEPDLVVTDIRMPEISGLDLMKRAKAHGIDTEFVIISGYAEFEYAQEALRFGALDYFLKPLDVDMTDSFLAKLALHFSRRSAARNHLLLDALTSADEDEIRRCLPAGMNAGCCQVLAVHYESDRPKLSELLKLDGLPVHLLEVENGASTLLAVLITEQKSELEGIADEWPAAAGSPGFSVVGISSIGSGLKQIGKLIKEAELAASRVFVDEASGAVHYNPKLPLVKPCIDELQSIVYGNQYDSIESYTAGLQEYFRLHQLGMSEVVYLWNQAVGLLSSSYSEELRDMELEFLNYAELKERFEDLGSLCSFLQDVFTVLRQGNSRALQEGDILSCFNRMVAYIDRNYEQKLYLKELSVQFFINQVYCCQLFKKNLGKTFSEYVAELRIRKARGLLQQTDLSIESIAIQSGYVDYYYFNKVFKKHCGMTPAKFRKREAERSRRL from the coding sequence ATGTACAAGGTCATTATTGTAGATGATGAGTCGTGGGCGATTAGAGGGATCAGCAATGCCTTTGACTGGGAGCAGTATGGCTTTGAAATCTCGGGACAATTCACAAGTGCCTCCCAGGCGTGGGAAGCCATTGCCTTGCAGGAGCCGGATCTGGTGGTCACAGACATCCGGATGCCGGAGATTTCCGGACTCGATCTGATGAAGCGGGCCAAAGCACATGGAATAGATACTGAATTTGTCATTATAAGCGGATACGCGGAATTTGAATACGCCCAGGAAGCGCTGCGCTTCGGGGCACTCGATTATTTCCTGAAGCCGCTTGATGTGGATATGACCGATTCGTTCCTGGCGAAGCTCGCCCTGCACTTCTCCCGGCGAAGTGCGGCGCGCAATCACCTTCTATTGGATGCGCTTACCTCGGCAGATGAAGATGAGATCAGGCGCTGCCTTCCTGCCGGCATGAATGCAGGCTGCTGCCAGGTGCTTGCTGTCCATTATGAGTCAGACAGACCGAAGCTCAGCGAACTGCTGAAGCTGGACGGGCTGCCGGTTCATCTGCTGGAGGTAGAGAACGGAGCAAGCACCCTGCTGGCGGTTCTAATCACAGAGCAGAAGAGTGAGCTTGAAGGAATTGCAGATGAATGGCCTGCGGCCGCGGGCAGTCCAGGGTTTTCTGTGGTGGGGATCAGCAGCATAGGCAGCGGGCTTAAGCAGATCGGCAAGCTGATCAAGGAAGCCGAGCTGGCGGCCTCCCGGGTATTCGTGGATGAAGCTTCCGGCGCGGTTCACTATAATCCCAAACTGCCTCTGGTGAAGCCTTGTATCGATGAGCTGCAATCTATAGTTTATGGTAATCAATACGACAGCATCGAGTCCTACACCGCGGGCTTGCAGGAGTATTTCAGGCTTCATCAGCTGGGCATGAGCGAGGTTGTCTACTTATGGAATCAGGCCGTCGGGCTTCTGAGCAGTTCTTATTCGGAGGAGCTTAGGGACATGGAGCTGGAATTCCTGAATTATGCCGAGCTGAAGGAGCGGTTCGAGGACTTGGGATCGCTGTGCAGCTTCCTGCAAGACGTTTTTACAGTACTCCGGCAAGGGAACAGCCGTGCTTTGCAGGAAGGGGATATTCTCTCCTGCTTCAACCGGATGGTCGCCTATATCGACCGGAATTACGAACAGAAGCTGTATCTGAAGGAGCTGTCGGTCCAATTTTTCATCAATCAGGTGTATTGCTGTCAATTGTTCAAGAAGAATCTGGGCAAAACTTTCTCTGAATACGTGGCCGAGCTGAGGATCAGGAAAGCCCGCGGGCTTTTGCAGCAGACAGACCTGTCCATAGAGAGCATTGCCATCCAGTCCGGGTATGTAGATTATTATTATTTCAATAAGGTGTTCAAGAAGCACTGCGGGATGACGCCCGCCAAATTCAGGAAAAGGGAAGCCGAACGGAGCCGCAGGCTATGA
- a CDS encoding sensor histidine kinase, protein MKTRKVKLKHQLWLFFCCSIVIFTVMEFYFFFNFSALTQKRAVTYSNQMIEQTRRKIDSVFNDIRVSTGIAVNSKLIQEFTIADDDYKRAFDSAPYALDLMEYMRSFNSYVNGIMINDLQGRRLSSEDSASGDIFYINLYDSFIRPYKNDPALRQKGKFTAILKDDRTGTEQFFYIAPIVESIGGVHFSQITGYCMVMVNMDKMQGLVANTELTQNSTLSILNNRDEVVASTNSYARGNVIKDVLSMDKNHLLNGIKSTIDGKEVLIQVKGLEQADGWRVVSMIPVQELTADMIPMRKVSIMVGLGIIVSMILTGSFFLHNLMRPLMGLVMDMKKVAGRDRGFRIKVRFTNEVGLLAQDINRMMDEMDEMTREMFNTQARLYESELSQKQAEFSALQSQINPHFLYNTLNCISSIGLEYGSREIAQITYCMSKIFRYSIKKDDLVQIREEVDCIQAYMKIILIRYENKFSLSLDVEESLLVLQTPKMILQPIVENSVYHGLERMDQGGSLQITGSLDERGDVCFSIMDTGRGMEPEDLAALQAKLGQEPKELALTGQSAQGIGLLNIHNRLRHLFGEGYGLTVDSRLGYGTTVNVKIPKLPGSGDSK, encoded by the coding sequence ATGAAGACCCGCAAGGTGAAATTGAAGCATCAACTATGGCTGTTCTTTTGTTGCTCCATTGTTATATTTACTGTGATGGAATTTTACTTCTTCTTTAATTTCTCTGCGCTGACGCAAAAGAGGGCGGTCACGTATAGCAACCAGATGATTGAGCAGACCCGCCGCAAAATTGATTCTGTATTCAATGATATCCGGGTCAGCACCGGCATTGCGGTCAACAGCAAGCTGATTCAGGAGTTCACCATAGCCGATGACGATTACAAAAGGGCGTTCGACAGCGCTCCCTATGCTCTGGATCTAATGGAATATATGCGGTCCTTCAATTCGTATGTGAACGGTATCATGATCAATGACCTCCAGGGAAGACGACTCTCCAGCGAGGATTCTGCAAGTGGCGATATTTTTTATATTAACCTGTATGACAGCTTTATCCGCCCGTACAAGAACGATCCTGCGCTTCGCCAGAAGGGGAAGTTCACTGCTATTCTGAAGGATGACCGGACAGGAACGGAACAGTTCTTCTATATTGCTCCCATTGTCGAGTCCATCGGCGGTGTTCATTTCTCACAGATTACAGGTTACTGCATGGTGATGGTCAATATGGACAAAATGCAGGGGCTGGTCGCGAATACGGAATTAACGCAGAACTCCACCTTGTCCATTCTGAATAACCGGGACGAGGTGGTTGCCTCCACCAATTCCTATGCGCGGGGCAATGTGATCAAAGATGTGCTGTCTATGGATAAGAACCATTTGCTTAACGGGATAAAATCAACGATTGACGGTAAGGAGGTTCTCATTCAGGTTAAGGGGCTGGAGCAGGCCGACGGGTGGCGTGTGGTCAGTATGATTCCGGTGCAGGAGCTGACGGCCGACATGATTCCCATGCGGAAGGTCAGCATTATGGTGGGCCTTGGTATTATTGTGAGTATGATACTTACAGGCAGCTTCTTCTTGCACAATCTGATGCGTCCCCTGATGGGACTGGTCATGGATATGAAGAAGGTGGCAGGGCGGGATAGAGGCTTCCGGATCAAAGTCCGGTTCACGAACGAGGTTGGCCTGCTGGCCCAGGATATTAACCGGATGATGGACGAGATGGACGAAATGACCCGGGAGATGTTCAATACCCAGGCCAGACTATACGAATCCGAGCTGAGCCAGAAGCAAGCTGAGTTCTCTGCCCTGCAGAGCCAGATTAACCCCCACTTCCTGTATAATACGCTGAATTGTATCAGCAGCATCGGACTGGAGTATGGAAGCCGGGAGATTGCCCAAATTACGTACTGCATGTCTAAGATCTTCCGCTATAGCATCAAGAAGGACGATCTTGTGCAGATCCGGGAAGAGGTGGACTGCATTCAAGCTTACATGAAGATTATTCTGATCCGCTACGAGAATAAATTTTCCTTGTCGCTTGATGTGGAGGAGAGCCTGCTTGTGCTACAGACGCCCAAGATGATTCTCCAGCCCATTGTGGAGAATTCGGTCTATCACGGGCTGGAGCGGATGGATCAGGGCGGAAGCCTTCAGATTACCGGGAGCCTGGATGAGCGCGGGGATGTGTGCTTCAGTATTATGGATACCGGCAGAGGAATGGAGCCCGAGGATCTGGCTGCCCTTCAGGCCAAGCTTGGCCAGGAGCCTAAGGAGCTTGCCTTGACCGGGCAATCGGCGCAAGGCATCGGGCTGCTGAATATTCATAACCGGCTGCGCCATCTGTTCGGAGAAGGTTATGGACTTACCGTTGACAGCCGGTTAGGCTATGGGACAACCGTGAACGTGAAGATTCCGAAGCTGCCGGGCAGCGGAGATAGCAAGTGA